A window of Oncorhynchus tshawytscha isolate Ot180627B linkage group LG10, Otsh_v2.0, whole genome shotgun sequence contains these coding sequences:
- the tifa gene encoding si:ch211-15b10.6, translated as MEVSHTVETEELMTCLQIQLYHPQQASRALYRMLPLETRHKLQAEDPVRLGRDAQACTFVLADPRVSRKQLSLQAYRTSNSPDMLFSVQNLSQKGRVTVNGFELGFLERAELPGKALIRFGEYEMLIRRENGEAKGSFEVEFGVLAVPPSREMGMAVPNMVPVMDTGSDLSTNGIPPLMSQGPMEMDETIMYQSGRALLP; from the coding sequence ATGGAGGTGTCTCACACTGTGGAAACAGAGGAGCTGATGACATGCCTCCAGATCCAGCTCTACCACCCCCAGCAGGCTTCCAGGGCTCTGTACCGCATGTTGCCTTTGGAAACCAGACACAAGCTCCAGGCCGAGGACCCAGTGAGGCTGGGCCGGGATGCCCAGGCCTGCACCTTCGTGCTGGCCGACCCCCGTGTCTCCCGCAAGCAGCTGTCCTTGCAGGCCTACCGCACCTCCAATAGCCCGGACATGCTATTTTCTGTGCAGAACCTCAGCCAGAAGGGACGTGTGACTGTCAATGGGTTTGAGCTGGGGTTCCTGGAGAGGGCAGAGCTGCCTGGTAAGGCCCTGATACGTTTCGGGGAATACGAGATGCTGATACGCCGTGAGAATGGAGAGGCAAAGGGGAGCTTTGAGGTGGAGTTTGGGGTGCTGGCAGTACCCCCTTCCAGAGAGATGGGCATGGCCGTGCCAAATATGGTGCCCGTCATGGACACAGGCTCAGACCTTTCAACCAATGGCATCCCACCACTCATGAGCCAAGGGCCAATGGAGATGGATGAGACAATCATGTACCAATCAGGCAGGGCGCTTCTTCCATAA